In a single window of the Nicotiana tomentosiformis chromosome 8, ASM39032v3, whole genome shotgun sequence genome:
- the LOC138898283 gene encoding uncharacterized protein, with the protein MWENSHEEGSPPARWSEFADAFMDHFLLAETKANPVAEFENLKWGSKNVWEYYMEFARLPKYDIHMLPAMEARVRQFVQGLSPWVIYEAARTTLNSDMNYGKMVAFSQATENCKLKNRMEREDSSKAWSSGNFGNSFGAPPPAQGTPAPAGRGAVRGGAQRLGGPSRFYAMSGRQSAEASPDVVTETDAEALTLQFVLVVNEFLEVFPDELPGIPPDREIDFGIDVNNVTIKNKYPLLRIDDLFDQLQGAKYFSKIYLRSGYHQLKIREQDIPQQLSELVFNDDILVYSRSREGDADHLRAALHTLHQHQLYAKFLNCEFCLDSVMFFGHVVSREGIKVDPQKIVVVKNWPKPTTLTEIRSFLGLVGYYRKFVKGFSTRASPLTNLIHKAVKFQWSDACERIL; encoded by the exons atgtgggagaACTCCCacgaggagggaagccctccggcgaggtggagtgagtttgcggaTGCTttcatggatcatttcttgcttgCCGAAACTAAGGCAAACCCTGTTGCAGAATTTGAGAACCTAAAATGGGGTAGcaagaatgtgtgggagtactATATGGAATTCGCGCGCCTGCCCAAGTATGATATTCACATGTTGCCcgctatggaggctagagtgcgccagtttgtgcagggccttagcccttggGTTATCTATGAGGCCGCTAGAACTACTttaaattctgacatgaactatgggaagatggtagcattttctcaagctacagagaactgtaagttgaagaacagaatggagcgagaggatAGTAGTAAGGCCTGGTCCTCTGGAAACTTTGGGAATTCATTTGGTG cacctcctccagcccaaggcactccagcacccgcagggcgtggtgcagttaggggtggagcacagagaTTGGGAGGACCTAGCCGTTTCTATGCCATGAGTGGTCGCCAaagtgcagaggcttctccagacgTTGTCACAG AAACCGATGCTGAGGCACTTACACTCCAGTTTGTgctagttgtgaatgaatttcttgaggtctttcctgatgagctccctgggattccgccagacagagagattgattttgggattgat GTCAACAatgtcacaatcaaaaacaagtacccattactgagaatagatgatttgtttgatcagttacagggtgctaagtacttctccaaaatttatttaagatctgggtatcaccaattgaagatcagggaacaGGATATTCCACAACAGCTTtcagaactcg tgttcaatgacgatatccttgtatattcacgaagtcgagagggcGATGCCGATCACCTCAGGGCAGCTCTACACACTCTACATCAACaccagttgtatgcaaagtttttgaATTGTGAATTTTGTCTTGACTCTGTCATGTTCTTCGGTCATGTCGTCTCAAgggaaggaattaaggtggatcctcagaagattgtagttgtgaagaattggcctaaacCTACTACTCtaacagagattcgtagtttcttgggcttagttggatattacaggaagtttgtgaaggggttctctactcgtgcctctccgttgactaattTGATACAtaaggcagttaagttccaatggtcagatgcttgtgaaaggatcTTATAG
- the LOC138898282 gene encoding WEB family protein At3g02930, chloroplastic-like yields MAFSLGMDDGTLRYQGWLCVPNVDGLRERIMTEARISRFPHEGYNAVWKEREIESKVVRDPSSIVPVETIAVNEELAYEETLVAILDRQVDWPSYKGNSAEIFENLETLEVQKASEVNDSQEPYLEVEAENPSLALDQNQEELSNAQNERMMLMLEAILQNEEKQSLALEDLKQALHQNNETIHTLEDQMKSLIEAHYAYQFESVERGQEASNSEEESELYFEESIIEHPPTDSMSVSDAKKNMKLESTKKFEEMVEMDSSSGDQEDVKIRKELHFGGLRSHSKHFSTLELCGDKGIELHESIRECDEERQRPYILQFEGTMKQNDIPHMKTKKYKMKKLMLGLNIYLPPPIARGHKLDSKLGAQFISSKWQKKW; encoded by the exons atggctttttctcttggcatggatgatggtacactaaggtaccaagggtggctgtgtgttccaaatgtagatggtctacgagaaagaatcatgaccgaggctcgcATTTCCAG gttcccccatgaagggtataatgcggtttggaaagaaagggaaattgagtctaaG gtagttagaGATCCGTCGTCTATTGTTCCAGTTGAGACTATTGCGGTAAATGAAGAACTGGCCTATGAAGAAACtctagttgccattcttgataggcag gtggattggcccagttacaagggaaactctgccgaaatatttgaaaatttggaGA ctttagaggtccaaaaagcctcggaagtgaatgatagccaagaaccttacTTAGAGGTTGAAGCtgaaaatccttctttggcacttgatcaaaaccaagaagaactctcaaatgctcaaaatgagaggatgatgctcatgttggaggccattcttcaaaatgaggagaagcaaagcttggcactcgaggacttaaaaCAAGCACTACATCAAAATAATGAGACTATCCACACTTTGGAAGATCAAATGAAATCATTGATTGAGGCTCATTATGCCTATCAATTTGAAAGTGTGGAAAGAGGTCAAGAAGCGTCCAACTCCGAGGAAGAAAgcgagctttattttgaggaatcaataattgaacatccgccaaccgactccatgagcgttagtgatgccaagaaaaatatgaaattagagTCAACTAAAAAATTTGAAGAGATGGTTGAAATGGACTCTAGTTCGGGGGACCAGgaggatgtcaaaatccggaAAGAATTGCACTTTGGAGGCTTGAGGTCACATTCCAAGCATTTCTCAACATTAGAATTGTGTGGTGATAAGGGAATTGAACTACACGAGTCAATAAGGGAATGCGATGAGGAAAGACAAAGGCCATACATTTTACAGTTTGAAGGTACAATGaagcaaaatgacattcctcacatgaaaaCCAAGAAGTACAAAATGAAGAAGTTAATGCTTGGCTTGAACATCTACTTACCACCCCCCATCGCTCGTGGTCACaaacttgattccaagttaggtgcccaattcatatcaTCCAAGTGGCAaaaaaagtggtaa